A genomic window from Populus nigra chromosome 7, ddPopNigr1.1, whole genome shotgun sequence includes:
- the LOC133698757 gene encoding uncharacterized protein LOC133698757: MGAVTSTMAAKFAFFPPSPPSYELEEEDEEAEGGAKKLRMAAAAGVHNSNREYVDVLKLETKRGNHVVAVYFKNPAASLTVLYSHGNAADLGQMYDLFCELSLHLRVNLMGYDYSGYGQSTGKPTEQNTYVDIEAAYRCLEEKYGVKEEDVILYGQSVGSGPTLDLATRLPKLRAVVLHSPIASGLRVIYPVKRTYWFDIYKNIDKIPFINCPVLVIHGTADDVVSWSHGRQLWERCKEKYEPLWVKGGNHCDLELYPQYIKHLKKFISAIEKSSRLRNVSGSIVDQTEDPRKSTDFREVARSSIDQRETSRLSADKKEKPRLSTDRREKSRSSTDRRERSRKSVDHPERESNGSDQHDKARNSIDRFGDMIRSVGLCNIDCFKPTATAI; the protein is encoded by the exons ATGGGGGCGGTCACATCCACGATGGCGGCGAAGTTTGCGTTTTTTCCTCCGAGTCCTCCGTCTTacgagctggaggaggaggacgaGGAAGCGGAGGGCGGTGCGAAGAAGTTAAGGATGGCGGCGGCGGCGGGTGTACATAATAGTAATAGAGAATACGTTGACGTGTTGAAATTGGAAACGAAGAGAGGGAATCATGTGGTGGCGGTGTATTTTAAGAACCCTGCGGCTTCATTGACAGTGCTTTACTCGCATGGAAATGCAGCTGATCTGGGGCAGatgtatgatttgttttgtgAGCTCAGTTTGCATCTCCGTGTTAACTTGATGGG GTATGATTATAGTGGGTATGGACAGTCAACTGGAAag CCAACTGAGCAGAATACATATGTTGACATAGAAGCTGCTTATAGGTGTCTTGAAGAGAAATATGGGgttaaagaagaagatgttATCTTATACGGGCAATCAGTTGGAAGTGGACCCACTTTAGATTTGGCAACACGGTTACCAAAATTGAGGGCTGTGGTTCTTCACAGTCCAATTGCATCCGGCCTTCGCGTAATCTATCCAGTGAAGAGAACATACTGGTTCGACATATATAAg AACATTGATAAAATACCTTTCATCAATTGTCCAGTACTGGTGATTCAT GGAACTGCTGATGATGTTGTGAGTTGGTCCCATGGTAGGCAGCTTTGGGAGCGATGTAAAGAGAAGTATGAACCATTATGGGTGAAGGGAGGGAATCATTGTGACTTGGAGCTTTACCCGCAATACATAAAGCATCTCAAGAAGTTCATATCAGCCATTGAGAAATCATCACGTCTGAGAAATGTATCTGGGTCCATTGTGGATCAAACAGAGGATCCTCGAAAGAGCACAGATTTTAGGGAGGTTGCCAGATCTAGTATAGATCAGAGAGAGACGTCTAGACTAAGTgctgataaaaaagaaaagcctAGGCTAAGCACAGACCGCAGAGAGAAGTCAAGGTCCAGCACTGATAGGAGAGAGAGATCAAGAAAAAGCGTGGATCACCCTGAGAGAGAGAGCAATGGTTCAGACCAGCATGACAAAGCTAGGAACAGCATTGATCG CTTTGGGGACATGATAAGATCTGTTGGATTGTGCAATATCGATTGCTTCAAGCCCACGGCGACAGCCatctga